The following DNA comes from Rhodanobacter sp. AS-Z3.
CAGGCGGGTGAGCTGCCACAGCATGCCGACGCCCGCCGTCTTCATCGCGTCGATCAGCCCGATACCCATGTTTCCGGCAACCAGCACGCTGGCGATCAGCATGTTGACGTAGAACGTGGCCAGCAAGGTCGCAGCGGCGGCCAGCAGGGCCGCGCCCGCGCCTGCCGGCCGTACGCTGGTGCGGATGGTCAGCGCAAGCAGGGCGCCGATGGGTAGTGCCAGCCAGGGTGCCGGGTGACGCAAGTACATCGCGGCAACCATCCACACCGCACCACCCGCCAGTCCCAGCATGGCGGCGCTGAACAATGCCAAGGTGTTCACCATTGAGGCGCGTGCGCTCATCGGCGGCGCCGGGTCAGCAGGGCAGGAAACATGCAAATTCCATACGGACGAAGCGTTCATCATAGCTTGCTGTAGAGCTTGCGCCCGTGGCCTCCGGATGGTGGAGGCTGATCTGGGACAAGCGGTCGAGCGCCGCGGCCGGCATAATAGGCAGCTCCGGGTTCGACGCATGGGCGCACCCACCGATACAGAATTGAGGTTGGCATGAGTGGTTTCAGTCTGAGCAGCGAGCCGTTTACCCTGGTGCGCGATTGCAACGCCGTAATGGTGCCGCAGGGTGAGCAGGTGACACTTCCCGCGGGCCAGATTGGCTACATTACCCAGGCCCTGGGTGGCAGTTTTACTGTCTACGTGGAAGGCAATCTGTTCCGCATCGCCGGCGACGACGCCGATGCGCTGGGCAAGCCGCGACCGGAGCCGATCGTGGTGGCTGCGAATGCCACCAACGAGGATGTCGAGAAACTGGCATGGGATCAGCTGCGCTCCGTGTTCGATCCAGAAATTCCGGTGAACGTGGTTGAGCTGGGGCTGGTCTACGACCTCAGTCTGGAGCAACTGGAATCCGGTGAGCGCAAGGTCTACGTGAAACTTACCCTGACTGCGCCGGGCTGCGGCATGGGCGACATCCTGGTTGACGATGCGCGCACCAAGCTGGAGATGATTCCCACCATCAGCGAAGCCGAAGTGGATCTGGTGTTCGATCCACCGTGGTCGCATTCAATGATGTCGGAAGCAGCGAAGCTTGAAACCGGCATGCTTTGATCCACTGAATCCAGCCGTCGTGACTGCTGAGGTTCGCGTACAGGACAGATTTTCCTCGCGGTGAAAATGATGCTTTTGAACAGCGTGCAACGCGCTCTTCGCTCGTCGAAATGTCTTCGATGTGGGCATGCGATGGAATCGGCAAACGTCATTTTTACCGGGTTTTCGCGCCATCCTCACATTTCCATCCGCAGCACATGGCTGGTGTGACTCGTGTCGCGCGGGATAGGAAAAAATCGGATTGTTGCGATCGTCATCGCGGCATAAGGTAAAGCGATCCGCCACCGGGGAGGTTGGTGGATGATCCTTTGGCGACGTCATCGTCGTTTTGCAGTTACGCGTCCACGCAATGCCCGCACAACGGAGTGTCAGGGGGAAGGCGTCGCGGTACGGACGTAGTTTGGGATCGCTAGACAGCAGTTGAATCAAGGGGCCGTGTTTTGCACGGCAAATCTGAATGGGGTCGACCAGGCCGCATAGGGCTCGGTTATCCCAAAATTGTCTAGGAGTTATTTCAATGCCCAACCATTACCGCCTGAAATTGCTGGTAGCAGCAATCGGCATGGCTACAGCATCGTTGGCCACGGCCGCCACCACCAAAACCTTGCACGCACAAAATCTCGGTGCCGTACCGGCTAGCACGCTGGCGGCACAACTGAACCTCGGCCAGGACATGTCACTCGTGGCGCGCAGCTCGGTGGCAATTGCCAACGGCCACAAAGTGGTGCGTCAGCAGCAGATGTATCGCGGCGTGCCGGTGTACGGCCGCAGCATTGCGGTGGTGCAGGATGCGCAGGGCAACGCGTTGCGTGCCTCGGGTGAATTGATGCAGGACGCCCAGCTGGGGCTGAGCTCGGTTTCGCCGAAATTGAATGCCACTCGTGTGCTGTCGGCGCTGCGTGCACACGCGCACACCACGCTCGTCGGTGGCGCCAGCATCAGCAACCAGAAGACGGATCTGTTCGTCTACCCGCAGGACAACGGTACCGCGCGTTTGGTCTACCGGGTGTCGTACTTCGTCAACGGCGCCAACCCGTCGCGCCCGACCGCGATCATCGACGCCAACACCGGCGAAGTGATCCAGAGCTGGAACGGCCTGACCGACGCGTCAGCCACCGGTCCAGGCGGCAACCAGAAAACCGGCAAGTACCTCTACGGTACCGACTACGCCGCGCTCGATGTGACCCAGTCCGGCAGCACCTGCACGCTGCAGAATGCGAACGTCAAAACCTACAACCTCAACCACGGCACCAGCGGTGGTTCGGTGGTCAGCTTCACCTGCTCCAACAGCGATACCGACGCCACCAACGGCGCGTATTCGCCGGTGAACGACGCCCATCATTTCGGTGGTGTGGTGCATGACATGTACAACGCCTACACCGGTGCGCCGCCGCTCAACATGCAGCTGCGCATGAATGTGCACTACAAGAGCAACTACGAGAACGCGTTCTGGGACGGCTCGGCGATGAACTTCGGCGATGGCGCCAGCACGTTCTATCCGCTGGTCTCGCTGGACGTGACCAGCCACGAAATCAGCCATGGCTACACCGAGCAGAATTCGGGCCTGCAGTACACCGGTCAGTCCGGCGGCATGAATGAAGCGTATTCGGATATCGCCGGCGAAGCGGCCGAATTCTATGACCGTGGCGCGGCCGACTTCCTGGTCGGCGAGGACATCGTCAAGGCCAGTGCCGGCATCGGCAATGCACTGCGCTACATGTGCAATCCGCCGCAGGATGGCGGCTCCATCGACAACGCGGCGAACTACACCTCCAGCCTCGATGTGCATTATTCCAGCGGCGTCTACAACAAGTCGTTCTGCCTGCTGGCCAAGACCAGCGGCTGGGATGTGAAGAAGGCATTTCAGGTGTATGCGCTGGCCAACAAGTCGTATTGGACGGCGACCTCCACCTTCAACTCCGGCGCCTGCGGCGTGGAGTCGGCGGCGACCGACCTGGGCTACAACGCGAATGACGTGATCGCAGCGTTCAGTGGCGTGGGCGTGACTTGCCCGGGTACGGGCGGCGGTGGCGGCGGTGGCACCGGTGGTGGCACCACCGAGCTGCAGAACAACGTCGGTGTGAGTGGCGTGTCGGCGGCGACGGGTGCGGACAGCAGCTACTTCATCACCGTGCCAGCCGGTGCCACCAACCTGGTGATGTCGATCTCCGGCGGCACAGGTGACGCGGATCTGTACACCAAGGCGGGCAGTGCGCCGACCACCAGCAGCTAC
Coding sequences within:
- the sufT gene encoding putative Fe-S cluster assembly protein SufT — encoded protein: MSGFSLSSEPFTLVRDCNAVMVPQGEQVTLPAGQIGYITQALGGSFTVYVEGNLFRIAGDDADALGKPRPEPIVVAANATNEDVEKLAWDQLRSVFDPEIPVNVVELGLVYDLSLEQLESGERKVYVKLTLTAPGCGMGDILVDDARTKLEMIPTISEAEVDLVFDPPWSHSMMSEAAKLETGML
- a CDS encoding M4 family metallopeptidase; this encodes MPNHYRLKLLVAAIGMATASLATAATTKTLHAQNLGAVPASTLAAQLNLGQDMSLVARSSVAIANGHKVVRQQQMYRGVPVYGRSIAVVQDAQGNALRASGELMQDAQLGLSSVSPKLNATRVLSALRAHAHTTLVGGASISNQKTDLFVYPQDNGTARLVYRVSYFVNGANPSRPTAIIDANTGEVIQSWNGLTDASATGPGGNQKTGKYLYGTDYAALDVTQSGSTCTLQNANVKTYNLNHGTSGGSVVSFTCSNSDTDATNGAYSPVNDAHHFGGVVHDMYNAYTGAPPLNMQLRMNVHYKSNYENAFWDGSAMNFGDGASTFYPLVSLDVTSHEISHGYTEQNSGLQYTGQSGGMNEAYSDIAGEAAEFYDRGAADFLVGEDIVKASAGIGNALRYMCNPPQDGGSIDNAANYTSSLDVHYSSGVYNKSFCLLAKTSGWDVKKAFQVYALANKSYWTATSTFNSGACGVESAATDLGYNANDVIAAFSGVGVTCPGTGGGGGGGTGGGTTELQNNVGVSGVSAATGADSSYFITVPAGATNLVMSISGGTGDADLYTKAGSAPTTSSYDCRPYKTGNSESCSVASPVAGKYYVNVHAYAAYSGVTVKASYTTGGGGGGGGGSNTVNLPTVSTGNWSPVYTEVVQAGHTATFAISGGSGDADLYVRAGSAPTTSSYSCRPYKTGNSESCSFTPSTTTTYYIKVRAYQTFSGVTLSETMN